One Cryptomeria japonica chromosome 9, Sugi_1.0, whole genome shotgun sequence genomic window carries:
- the LOC131044482 gene encoding receptor-like protein kinase HSL1: MAAIMLPSALALFSFILTLLLFILHCTSVSQDGMILLKIKKENWRDPRNILSSWNEAHQNPCSWKGVSCDTFHSVTTVNITGACISGNLTSAICGLPNLTALIFQTNSFSGPFPRGLLQCEGLRLLDLSSNQFSGTLPIRIFELSELRVLNLGDNAFRGSIPPAFGMLKKLEGLFFHGNSLSGAFPTFVGNLVSLRNFTISNNPLLPGVTPKELGNLKQLQQLWLYNCSLEGGIPEVLGNLTELESLDMSMNRLSGDIPSSLMALSNLRVLTLSENNLSGQIPATIGQLRSLSSLDLTDNQLHGTIPQIIGNLTYLDTLIFSSNRLTGEIPAQLGELRHLRVFMVDGNQLNGWLPQSLGTYSNLRDVEVFENNLEGPLPKNLCMGGALFSVDVSSNNLSGTVPSSLQNCTSLTALLVYNNQLSGEFPPGLWDSLNLNYLYLGNNKFEGKISAKIGGAKNLKRLKTNNNLFEGRLPAQVGQLKELMYFDASKNRLSGPIPHELAGLSSVSTLKLDHNFLSGEIPKEIMSLKMLNQLYLDHNRLTGEIPGPLNHMTNLDLSNNLLSGGIPLELGRLRLNVFNVSNNNLSGRIPDGLDNLVFKESYLGNSKLCGARYVMLPPCWSPHKLSSWRLATILLPPLSIAVVALCSICLYRSSFRKPRSTPLWKVTLFSSTEVDELHILRNLKESNVIGSGGAGKVYKILLQNGQVVAVKKIWNTSGLEKKIMRKAEQEENKVGEVEVDAMGLIRHTNIIKLLSCISSEESNFKLLVYEFMPNGSLFDRLHDGPGSHMVLEWPMRYRIALGAARGLCYMHHDCFPPILHRDVKSSNILLDGDLGAKISDFGTSRELDKLGNEYTVSFYVGSHGYIAPEYAERLKVNEKSDVYSFGVVVLELVSGKKATGEAEYGEEEHIVTWIRNTIRMGREEIEVPDKRAVKDNCIEQMMRVLRVGLICTHRQPKRRPCMKEVVEMLVACGGDKLKEKELK; encoded by the exons ATGGCAGCAATTATGCTCCCCTCGGCTCTCGCTCTCTTTTCGTTCATTCTCACGCTTTTGCTTTTCATTCTCCACTGCACTTCCGTTTCGCAAGACGGGATGATTTTGCTTAAAATCAAAAAGGAGAATTGGAGGGACCCGCGTAATATTTTGAGCAGCTGGAACGAGGCTCACCAAAATCCATGCAGTTGGAAAGGAGTCTCTTGTGATACATTCCACTCAGTTACGACTGTTAATATCACGGGTGCCTGCATTTCTGGCAACTTGACTTCTGCTATATGCGGCCTTCCTAATCTCACGGCCTTGATATTCCAAACCAATTCTTTCAGCGGGCCCTTTCCACGTGGCCTTCTACAGTGCGAGGGTTTGCGGTTGCTCGATTTGTCGAGCAATCAGTTCTCTGGAACGCTGCCCATTCGTATCTTCGAATTGAGCGAGTTGAGAGTGTTGAACTTGGGAGATAATGCTTTCAGAGGCTCCATTCCTCCAGCCTTCGGAATGCTGAAAAAGCTTGAAGGTCTCTTCTTCCACGGCAATAGTTTGAGTGGAGCATTCCCTACTTTTGTTGGGAATTTAGTTTCTCTCAGGAACTTCACGATAAGCAATAATCCTCTGCTTCCTGGTGTGACGCCCAAAGAGCTTGGCAATTTAAAGCAGCTGCAGCAGTTATGGCTATATAACTGTAGTCTTGAGGGCGGAATCCCAGAAGTCTTGGGCAATTTAACGGAGCTGGAGTCGTTGGATATGTCAATGAATCGGCTGTCAGGAGATATTCCGAGCAGTTTAATGGCTCTGTCGAATTTGAGAGTACTGACTCTGTCTGAAAACAATTTGTCTGGACAAATTCCAGCCACCATTGGCCAACTGAGGAGCTTGTCCAGTTTGGATCTTACCGACAATCAGCTTCACGGCACAATTCCGCAGATAATTGGGAATCTGACATATCTTGATActcttattttttcttccaatcggCTTACCGGAGAGATACCAGCTCAGCTCGGCGAGCTCCGGCACTTGAGAGTGTTTATGGTGGACGGGAACCAGCTCAATGGATGGTTGCCCCAGAGTTTGGGTACATATTCCAATCTCCGTGACGTTGAAGTGTTCGAAAACAATTTGGAAGGCCCTCTGCCAAAGAACTTGTGTATGGGAGGGGCGCTTTTTAGCGTTGATGTCTCTTCAAACAATCTCAGCGGTACTGTGCCTTCCTCCTTGCAAAACTGCACGTCTCTAACGGCTCTTCTTGTCTACAACAACCAGCTGAGCGGTGAGTTTCCTCCTGGGCTTTGGGATTCTCTCAATCTCAATTATTTATATCTTGGCAACAATAAGTTTGAAGGCAAGATTTCAGCTAAAATTGGTGGAGCGAAGAATCTGAAACGATTGAAAACAAACAACAATTTGTTTGAAGGAAGACTTCCTGCACAAGTTGGACAGCTGAAAGAACTTATGTATTTCGATGCCAGCAAGAATCGGTTGTCAGGCCCCATTCCTCACGAGCTCGCGGGCTTAAGTTCGGTCAGTACTCTAAAGCTGGACCATAATTTTCTGTCAGGAGAAATTCCCAAAGAAATAATGTCGCTGAAGATGCTGAATCAGCTCTATTTGGATCACAATCGGCTTACAGGCGAAATCCCTGGACCTCTAAATCACATGACAAATCTTGATCTGTCAAACAATTTGCTCTCTGGCGGAATTCCTCTAGAGTTAGGACGCCTGAGACTGAATGTTTTCAATGTGTCCAACAATAACTTGTCTGGACGCATTCCTGACGGTCTAGACAATCTAGTTTTCAAGGAGAGCTATCTAGGCAATTCGAAGCTATGCGGGGCTCGGTATGTGATGCTACCCCCGTGTTGGTCTCCTCATAAGTTGTCATCATGGAGATTAGCTACCATTCTGTTGCCACCGTTATCTATAGCGGTCGTGGCCTTGTGCTCCATTTGTCTGTATCGTTCATCTTTCAGGAAGCCAAGAAGCACACCGTTGTGGAAAGTAACTCTATTCTCCTCGACAGAAGTGGACGAGTTACACATCCTCCGCAATTTGAAAGAGAGTAACGTGATTGGATCCGGAGGTGCTGGGAAAGTTTACAAGATCCTTCTGCAGAACGGGCAAGTGGTGGCAGTTAAGAAGATCTGGAACACGAGCggattggaaaaaaaaattatgagaaaaGCTGAGCAAGAAGAGAATAAAGTCGGGGAAGTAGAGGTAGATGCAATGGGACTCATCCGGCACACCAACATCATAAAGCTGCTGTCTTGCATTTCAAGTGAAGAGTCTAACTTTAAGCTGTTGGTATACGAGTTCATGCCAAACGGCAGCTTGTTCGACCGTCTGCACGATGGTCCGGGATCACATATGGTGCTGGAATGGCCGATGCGTTATCGGATTGCTCTTGGCGCAGCTCGAGGGCTTTGTTATATGCACCATGACTGCTTCCCTCCAATATTGCACAGGGATGTGAAATCCAGCAACATTTTGCTAGACGGCGATCTGGGAGCTAAAATTTCAGATTTCGGCACTTCCAGAGAGCTTGACAAGCTGGGCAACGAGTATACGGTGTCTTTTTATGTAGGGTCGCATGGATATATAGCCCCAG AGTATGCGGAAAGGCTAAAGGTGAACGAGAAAAGTGACGTGTACAGCTTCGGAGTGGTGGTCTTAGAGCTTGTGAGCGGTAAGAAAGCTACAGGTGAGGCAGAGTATGGAGAGGAGGAGCACATCGTAACTTGGATCCGCAACACAATTCGGATGGGCAGGGAAGAGATAGAAGTGCCGGATAAACGTGCGGTGAAAGATAATTGCATAGAACAAATGATGCGCGTCTTACGTGTGGGTTTGATTTGCACTCACAGACAGCCGAAACGGCGGCCTTGTATGAAAGAAGTTGTGGAAATGTTAGTGGCGTGTGGTggggacaagctgaaggagaaagagcTAAAATAA